The following coding sequences lie in one Pseudomonas syringae CC1557 genomic window:
- the odhB gene encoding 2-oxoglutarate dehydrogenase complex dihydrolipoyllysine-residue succinyltransferase encodes MAIEIKAPSFPESVADGTISKWYKKEGDAVKRDEMLVDIETDKVVLEVLAEADGVMGAITKEEGAIVLSNEVLGTLNDGATASAASAPAAAPASAPAAAPAAAAGEEDPIAAPAARQLAQENGINLASVKGTGKDGRITKEDIVAAVEAKKSAPAAAPAAKPAAAAAPVVAAGDRTEKRVPMTRVRATVAKRLVEAQSNMAMLTTFNEVDMTEVMALRSKYKDLFEKSHNGVRLGFMSFFVKAATEALKRFPAVNASIDGSDIVYHGYADVGVAVSSDRGLVVPVLRNAEHMSLAEIEGGIATFGKKARDGKLSIDEMTGGTFTITNGGTFGSMMSTPIVNPPQAAILGMHNILQRPMAVNGQVVIRPMMYLALSYDHRLIDGKEAVTFLVTIKNLLEDPARLLLDI; translated from the coding sequence ATGGCTATCGAGATCAAAGCCCCCTCTTTCCCGGAATCCGTTGCCGACGGCACCATTTCCAAGTGGTACAAAAAAGAGGGCGATGCGGTAAAGCGCGACGAGATGCTGGTCGATATCGAGACTGACAAGGTTGTCCTCGAAGTGCTGGCCGAAGCTGACGGCGTGATGGGTGCGATCACCAAGGAAGAGGGTGCCATCGTACTGTCCAACGAAGTGCTTGGGACATTGAATGACGGTGCTACAGCATCGGCTGCTTCGGCACCTGCTGCTGCGCCTGCTTCGGCACCAGCCGCTGCACCGGCTGCGGCTGCTGGCGAAGAAGACCCGATTGCTGCGCCTGCTGCGCGTCAACTGGCTCAAGAAAACGGCATCAACCTGGCCAGCGTCAAGGGCACCGGTAAAGACGGCCGCATCACCAAGGAAGACATCGTTGCTGCTGTTGAAGCGAAGAAGTCCGCTCCTGCCGCTGCTCCTGCTGCCAAGCCTGCCGCCGCCGCTGCTCCTGTTGTTGCCGCAGGTGATCGCACCGAGAAGCGCGTTCCGATGACTCGCGTGCGTGCAACCGTTGCCAAGCGTCTGGTCGAAGCCCAGTCGAACATGGCGATGCTGACCACGTTCAACGAAGTCGACATGACTGAAGTCATGGCGCTGCGTTCGAAGTACAAGGACCTGTTCGAGAAGTCGCACAACGGCGTTCGCCTTGGCTTCATGTCGTTCTTCGTCAAGGCCGCTACCGAGGCGCTGAAGCGCTTCCCGGCAGTCAACGCTTCGATCGACGGCTCCGACATCGTTTACCACGGTTACGCTGACGTTGGCGTAGCGGTTTCCAGCGATCGCGGCTTGGTTGTGCCGGTTCTGCGTAACGCAGAACACATGAGCCTGGCCGAAATCGAAGGCGGCATCGCCACCTTCGGCAAGAAAGCCCGTGACGGTAAACTGTCGATCGATGAAATGACCGGTGGTACGTTCACCATCACCAATGGTGGTACTTTCGGTTCGATGATGTCGACACCGATCGTCAACCCGCCACAGGCTGCAATTCTGGGCATGCACAACATTCTGCAGCGCCCGATGGCAGTCAACGGTCAGGTTGTGATTCGCCCGATGATGTATCTGGCGCTGTCTTACGATCACCGTTTGATCGACGGCAAGGAAGCGGTAACCTTCCTCGTGACCATCAAGAACCTGCTGGAAGATCCGGCTCGTCTGCTGCTGGATATTTGA